A region from the Hyalangium ruber genome encodes:
- a CDS encoding DUF2019 domain-containing protein: protein MKEATLKALELEALIEKYRSSSAKHGRAISEGHPRAANKEFDILVAIRKELRTRGEEGWQRLSSLLHDPEPGTRYWAATFLLEFMPHEAERVLGELASIPKSLVGFSAEMVLKKWKDGTFTPA from the coding sequence ATGAAAGAAGCCACTCTGAAGGCACTTGAGTTGGAAGCGCTCATCGAGAAGTACAGAAGCTCCTCGGCAAAGCACGGACGCGCTATTTCAGAGGGGCATCCAAGAGCCGCCAACAAAGAGTTCGATATTCTGGTTGCCATCCGAAAGGAACTCCGCACACGAGGCGAGGAAGGATGGCAGCGTCTGAGTTCCCTGCTTCATGATCCGGAACCGGGAACCCGGTACTGGGCTGCGACGTTTCTGCTGGAGTTCATGCCTCATGAAGCGGAAAGGGTGTTAGGCGAACTAGCAAGTATTCCCAAAAGTCTTGTGGGCTTTAGCGCGGAGATGGTTCTCAAGAAGTGGAAGGACGGAACCTTCACTCCAGCGTGA